In Gracilinanus agilis isolate LMUSP501 chromosome 1, AgileGrace, whole genome shotgun sequence, the sequence CTGTTCCTCACCCAGGGCCCTCTGGAGGACCACCCTGAGGGGTTCCCTCCCTCTTCTATGCCACTGGATGCCCAGGAAGAAGTAAATGAAAGGGTTTGAACTGCTGTTCACACAGGCCAGGAGCCTTGAGAGCCTATAAGGCATTAAAGAGTACATCCCGAAAAACCATGTTGCATCAATAATCCCTAAGGGCAGGCCAAAAAGCAGGAACAAGAGTACTGCGAGCAGGACCAGGAGGTAGAGCCTGGGTGGCCGTCGGCGCTTGGAGCTGCACTGCACCCTCAGCACCAGGGTCAGGCTGGACACGCACAGCACACAGGTGAGGAGGACAAACCACCCAGACTCAACGAAAGGCAGAGCGTGGTAGAAAATGAAGACATGGTGATTCTCAAGGAAATGAAGAGCCACAAGTGTTCCCCAGAATAGGCTGGACAGAGCCCATAGGATAGCGCACACAGCAACAGATGTATGCTTTGGCCTGTGACATCTGTACCAAATGGGGAAGAGCACAGAGAGACAGCGCTCGGTGCTGATGGATGCCAGCAAGCTCAGGCCCACACAGTAGGGCAGGTTTAGGATGCAGGGCCCTAGCAGGTCCAGGAAAAGAGGGTTTAAGTTTCCAACAATTTCCCACATACACACCCCAAAGCAGGTACAAAGGAAGAGGGCATCAGACCCAGCCAAGTTGAGGATGTAGACAGAGAAGGGGCTCCTTTGTAT encodes:
- the LOC123232388 gene encoding mas-related G-protein coupled receptor member B4-like — its product is MAVSPTSEQRESILDITVQRRTNSSLDPVAETFEKFVLDYVVDIFSLVIALVGLVGNSIVLWLLGFHIQRSPFSVYILNLAGSDALFLCTCFGVCMWEIVGNLNPLFLDLLGPCILNLPYCVGLSLLASISTERCLSVLFPIWYRCHRPKHTSVAVCAILWALSSLFWGTLVALHFLENHHVFIFYHALPFVESGWFVLLTCVLCVSSLTLVLRVQCSSKRRRPPRLYLLVLLAVLLFLLFGLPLGIIDATWFFGMYSLMPYRLSRLLACVNSSSNPFIYFFLGIQWHRRGREPLRVVLQRALGEEQEGGVWVRDTSHPNTLDKLS